In Puntigrus tetrazona isolate hp1 chromosome 7, ASM1883169v1, whole genome shotgun sequence, the following are encoded in one genomic region:
- the lig4 gene encoding LOW QUALITY PROTEIN: DNA ligase 4 (The sequence of the model RefSeq protein was modified relative to this genomic sequence to represent the inferred CDS: inserted 1 base in 1 codon), with the protein MEGASKSDATPQTAVAAQVPFIDLCTVLENIQKTKLRPDKSKILKDFIDSWRNFHAALHKDNSNTTDSFYAAMRLIVPQFERERMAYGIKENMLAKLYIEVLGLPKNGPEANKLLNYRAPTTSQGEAGDFALMAYFVLKKRCTSQGNLSIKEVNDFLDSVAINNASKQKDQVKKSLLHLITQSSALEQKWLIRMILKDMKLGISKETVLQVFHPDAAELYNVTTDLNKVCRQLHDPSVSLSEVSIDMFSAFKPMLAAVANVRQIEKQMGNRTFYIETKLDGERIQLHKAGDVYKYYTRNSYEYTQQFGASPLEGSLTPYIHNVFKPHVVNCILDGEMMAYNPTTETFMQKGSKFDIKRLMDDSDLQTCFCVFDVLLVNNQKFANEPLKKRYEILETIFTPVKGRIQLVTKIECKTMQDVVNSLNEAIDNLEEGIMVKDPMSIYKPDKRGEGWVKIKPEYVDGLMDELDLLIVGGYWGKGRRSGMLSHFLCAVAEVPSPGEKPTVFHTLCRIGSGYTMKELYDLGLKLAKHWKVYNRNNPPXAILCGTEKPEVYIEPRNSVIIQVKAAEIVSSEMYKTNCTLRFPRIERIREDKEWYQCMTLTELSQFRSRASGKLASRHLHIQEDQPEKKKHRFVAKPKKTIGVIDHFKSQDLSAVIKETDMFEDVEFCVINGNEENSKAELEKVVARCGGIVVQNPGKDTYCVIAAVQNMRVKNLISSDQHDVVWATWLLECLENKQVIPWQPRHMIHMSPSTRDHFAEGYDQYGDSYYVDTDEQQLREVFERIGPTEEAECSSVAQIEADNAWDNLPTSVFRPYTAYFDRCADLGDPKTIIKGTSLDTRALEFRFHGGTVVEKLREGISHVIVESERRTLDLKTLRRLHTKKFKIVRESWVTDSIKAGHVVDETDYLI; encoded by the exons ATGGAAGGTGCCTCAAAAAGTGATGCCACACCACAGACGGCTGTTGCTGCACAAGTTCCGTTCATCGACCTCTGCACAGTTCTGGAGAACATCCAAAAGACCAAACTTCGACCAGACAAAAGCAAAATTCTAAAGGATTTTATTGATTCTTGGAGGAACTTCCATGCAGCACTTCACAAGGACAATTCTAATACCACAGATTCATTTTACGCAGCGATGCGTCTTATTGTGCCTCAATTTGAGCGAGAGCGAATGGCTTACggtataaaagaaaacatgcttgCCAAACTATACATTGAAGTTTTAGGCCTACCTAAAAATGGACCTGAGGCAAACAAACTTCTAAATTACAGAGCTCCAACCACGAGTCAAGGAGAAGCAGGGGACTTTGCCCTCATGGCCTACTTTGTCCTGAAGAAAAGGTGTACAAGTCAAGGGAATTTAAGCATTAAAGAAGTCAATGACTTCTTGGATTCCGTAGCTATCAACAATGCTAGCAAACAGAAAGATCAAGTGAAGAAAAGCCTTTTGCATCTGATAACCCAGAGTTCAGCTTTGGAACAAAAGTGGCTCATTAGAATGATCCTCAAGGACATGAAACTTGGTATCAGCAAGGAGACAGTACTTCAGGTTTTCCATCCAGATGCAGCAGAACTCTACAATGTCACCACAGATCTGAATAAGGTCTGCCGACAACTTCATGATCCATCTGTGTCCCTCAGTGAGGTCTCCATTGATATGTTTTCTGCCTTTAAACCGATGTTGGCCGCTGTTGCCAATGTGAGACAGATAGAGAAGCAAATGGGCAACCGGACATTCTATATTGAGACAAAGCTTGATGGTGAACGCATTCAGCTGCACAAAGCTGGAGACGTTTACAAATACTATACGAGGAACTCTTATGAGTACACGCAACAGTTTGGGGCCTCTCCACTAGAGGGCTCCCTCACACCATACATTCACAACGTCTTTAAACCTCATGTGGTAAACTGCATACTGGATGGAGAGATGATGGCTTATAACCCTACGACTGAGACCTTCATGCAGAAGGGCAGCAAGTTCGATATTAAAAGGTTGATGGATGACTCTGATTTGCAAACCTGCTTTTGCGTGTTTGACGTCTTGTTAGTAAACAATCAGAAGTTTGCCAATGAACCTCTAAAGAAGCGTTACGAAATTCTTGAGACTATATTTACGCCAGTCAAAGGTCGTATACAGCTGGTCACAAAAATTGAATGCAAAACAATGCAAGACGTGGTGAATTCTCTCAATGAGGCCATTGACAATCTAGAAGAGGGAATTATGGTGAAGGATCCCATGTCCATCTATAAGCCAGATAAACGGGGAGAAGGTTGGGTGAAAATTAAGCCTGAATATGTGGATGGTCTGATGGATGAGCTCGATCTGCTAATAGTGGGAGGCTACTGGGGTAAAGGCCGGAGAAGCGGGATGCTCTCTCATTTTCTGTGTGCTGTAGCAGAGGTGCCAAGTCCAGGGGAGAAGCCTACGGTTTTCCATACCCTCTGCCGCATTGGATCAGGCTACACCATGAAGGAACTCTACGATCTTGGTCTGAAGTTGGCCAAACATTGGAAGGTTTACAACAGAAATAATCCTC CTGCCATCTTGTGTGGAACAGAAAAACCAGAGGTTTACATAGAACCACGCAACTCAGTGATCATACAGGTCAAAGCTGCAGAGATCGTCTCCAGTGAAATGTATAAGACCAACTGCACATTACGTTTTCCCAGAATAGAAAGAATCAGAGAAGACAAAGAGTGGTATCAGTGCATGACCTTGACTGAACTGAGCCAGTTCCGCTCCAGAGCTTCTGGAAAGCTGGCATCCAGACATCTACATATCCAAGAGGACCAGCCTGAAAAGAAGAAGCACAGGTTTGTAGCCAAGCCCAAGAAGACAATCGGAGTCATTGACCACTTTAAATCTCAGGATTTATCAGCAGTCATCAAAGAGACGGATATGTTTGAAGATGTGGAGTTTTGTGTGATAAATGGTAATGAGGAAAATTCCAAGGCAGAGCTTGAGAAAGTTGTGGCCCGCTGTGGAGGCATTGTTGTGCAGAACCCTGGGAAAGATACGTACTGTGTGATTGCAGCTGTGCAGAACATGAGAGTAAAGAACCTCATCTCCTCAGACCAGCATGATGTGGTGTGGGCTACTTGGCTTCTGGAGTGTCTGGAAAATAAGCAGGTTATACCATGGCAACCTCGTCACATGATCCACATGTCACCTTCCACCAGGGACCACTTCGCTGAAGGGTATGATCAGTATGGAGACAGTTATTATGTTGACACTGATGAACAACAGCTGAGGGAAGTCTTTGAAAGGATTGGCCCGACAGAAGAAGCTGAATGTTCATCAGTGGCACAGATAGAAGCAGATAATGCCTGGGACAATTTGCCCACTAGCGTTTTTAGGCCTTACACTGCATACTTTGACCGGTGTGCCGACTTGGGAGATCCAAAAACCATCATAAAGGGTACAAGTTTGGACACACGTGCCTTAGAGTTCCGATTTCATGGTGGTACGGTTGTGGAGAAACTGAGGGAAGGAATCTCCCATGTCATAGTCGAAAGTGAGAGAAGAACTCTGGACTTGAAGACGCTGAGGCGACTACATACTAAGAAGTTCAAAATTGTCAGAGAATCTTGGGTGACCGATTCCATCAAAGCAGGTCATGTAGTGGATGAGACCGACTACCTAATATAA